From the genome of Streptomyces sp. NBC_01116, one region includes:
- a CDS encoding S8 family peptidase — protein MAKHQRTRRIKLTAAITAVAAAAGVTLLGTSYAGAAPAPMGTVYGADAATAVSGSYIVMLDEKKADKSELAKEYGGKLKRNYSSSINGFSASGLSETEAKRLAADPAVAKVVQNKKFSIDATQDNPPSWGLDRIDQTETAGDNAYTYPDAGGEGVTAYVIDTGVRVTHEDFEGRATSGFDAIDNDDDADDGNGHGTHVAGTIAGAAHGVAKKANIVAVRVLDDNGSGTTEQVIAGIDWVTANAKGPSVANMSLGGGADPALDEAVQKAIAAGITFGVAAGNESSDAGQGSPSRVPEAITVASSTEADEQSDFSNYGPVVDIYAPGSDITSTWNDSDTGTNTISGTSMATPHVVGAAAVYLAGNQDATPEAVATALTEGATPDAISNATEGTANKLLKVVE, from the coding sequence ATGGCCAAGCACCAGCGCACCCGTCGCATCAAGCTGACCGCCGCGATCACCGCCGTGGCGGCCGCCGCCGGAGTCACCCTTCTCGGCACCTCGTACGCCGGAGCCGCACCGGCTCCCATGGGCACGGTCTACGGCGCGGACGCCGCGACCGCGGTCTCCGGCAGCTACATCGTGATGCTGGACGAGAAGAAGGCCGACAAGTCCGAGCTCGCGAAGGAGTACGGCGGCAAGCTCAAGCGCAACTACTCCTCCAGCATCAACGGCTTCTCGGCCAGCGGCCTTTCGGAGACCGAGGCGAAGCGCCTCGCCGCCGACCCGGCCGTCGCCAAGGTGGTGCAGAACAAGAAGTTCAGCATCGACGCCACCCAGGACAACCCGCCGTCGTGGGGTCTGGACCGGATCGACCAGACCGAGACCGCGGGCGACAACGCCTACACCTACCCGGACGCCGGCGGCGAGGGCGTCACCGCGTACGTCATCGACACCGGTGTCCGCGTCACGCACGAGGACTTCGAGGGCCGGGCCACCTCCGGCTTCGACGCCATCGACAACGACGACGACGCCGACGACGGCAACGGGCACGGCACCCACGTGGCGGGCACCATAGCCGGGGCCGCGCACGGCGTCGCCAAGAAGGCGAACATCGTGGCCGTCCGCGTCCTGGACGACAACGGCTCGGGCACCACCGAGCAGGTCATCGCCGGGATCGACTGGGTCACCGCCAACGCCAAGGGCCCGTCCGTCGCCAACATGAGCCTCGGCGGCGGTGCCGACCCCGCCCTCGACGAGGCCGTCCAGAAGGCCATCGCCGCGGGCATCACCTTCGGTGTGGCCGCCGGCAACGAGTCCAGCGACGCCGGGCAGGGCTCGCCCTCCCGCGTCCCCGAGGCGATCACCGTCGCCTCGTCCACGGAGGCCGACGAGCAGTCGGACTTCTCCAACTACGGCCCGGTCGTCGACATCTACGCCCCGGGCTCGGACATCACGTCCACCTGGAACGACAGCGACACCGGCACCAACACCATCTCCGGTACGTCCATGGCCACCCCGCACGTCGTCGGCGCGGCAGCCGTCTACCTGGCGGGCAACCAGGACGCCACCCCGGAGGCCGTCGCCACGGCGCTCACCGAGGGAGCCACCCCGGACGCCATCAGCAACGCCACCGA